One stretch of Sylvia atricapilla isolate bSylAtr1 chromosome 4, bSylAtr1.pri, whole genome shotgun sequence DNA includes these proteins:
- the LOC136360229 gene encoding uncharacterized protein, producing MEGDCDQREGRTSCHHQPCLYCGENAFKFVIAGFTFLSGMCIVLSTQCTQPTHQHLGKNVTRSHLERHLDTQATAQHRVRRHTKIGTDWPWSQAYIKHTGIMGLNSNKGLNLSTVVLHGAEVYLENEWGWDSTNRLPQLLGKMGQQIKVGCRVINGSTHERVTQISVTELKTKKNQKKICAVEKLDCWYNFTLVQPVFVVCLWANNSVGLSFKFKISTTPPSFAAIKISKCHFLAWHAAPYAEIGNQVKLEIKYSQESVTDPMEINGTAMTVTAPNGHKWIIPLTCLCESKTLDRSELDTEASWYNQDYGRCPHLIITLQVWCHGNLSITMSPELGGKWWIAGPEGFKKEFVITAVMAPFVSKIGPYVVKKNHIQELLTGPIRSLKKVVLSLSTVNISSVRPHCAPFLSTLHTGWLAWLHSRSLQGTRARRDLLATALGGGGAGLGVLNSMNAEVLANKLETVTSGVQGLLKPLNSSLSSLGMGQWLVSEVLPTWEQISEKDHQVLLRALGIEQSNVSLALSCIQAQMWVQSVVAGILRDGDNGVLPTEIRKIVWDAATEKERQLQAWWRLVNFTHDQALNAVIAHVLTVAEARIEKVYPIVALGINTNGSVVYPLDHRMWARVSDGKWQTVDLEACILERGLGFICEDDALKASDVCFDTKEGECHFEINPQSSNKTMLVYVGKGCVCFRTMCKYVQINEAYNQTVFSDSNMCACNVATIRGCDFVYKPPVFTSQLLIRNYTLYRSITPTPIGMNLSLVKEMLEHADLQQLLENAKAEAKKILITVHHDGKVIKQVMERIKRAGEHHWWEVFFGWSPTATGIFNTLLHPVVVVLLLQICVCFAMVATCYRMRQVKVFFDTQVKEAGQAKSLLK from the coding sequence ATGGAAGGCGATTGTGACCAACGGGAAGGGCGAACTTCGTGTCATCACCAGCCCTGTTTGTACTGCGgggaaaatgctttcaaatttgTGATTGCAGGATTTACTTTCCTTTCTGGTATGTGCATAGTGCTGAGCACCCAATGTACCCAACCAACCCATCAGCACCTTGGAAAAAATGTCACTCGTTCTCACTTAGAAAGGCACCTTGACACACaggccacagcccagcacagggttAGGAGGCACACAAAAATTGGGACTGATTGGCCCTGGTCTCAAGCTTACATAAAACATACGGGAATCATGGGATTAAATTCTAACAAAGGCTTAAATTTATCAACAGTGGTTCTGCATGGGGCAGAGGTGTACTTGGAAAATGAATGGGGCTGGGATAGCACAAACAGActtccacagctgctggggaagaTGGGACAGCAAATAAAGGTGGGGTGCAGGGTAATTAACGGATCCACTCATGAGCGAGTAACTCAAATCTCTGTCACTGAACTAAAAACTaagaagaatcagaaaaagATCTGTGCTGTGGAGAAATTGGATTGCTGGTACAATTTTACTTTGGTCCAGCCAGTCTTTGTGGTTTGCCTGTGGGCAAACAACAGTGTGGGGCTGTCCTTTAAATTTAAGATCAGCACCACACCACCCTCCTTTGCTGCCATTAAGATCTCAAAGTGCCATTTTTTGGCCTGGCATGCAGCCCCTTATGCTGAAATTGGCAACCAGGTaaaactggaaattaaataCTCCCAAGAAAGTGTAACTGACCCAATGGAAATTAATGGCACCGCCATGACAGTCACAGCCCCTAACGGCCACAAGTGGATCATTCCATTGACCTGCCTCTGTGAGAGCAAAACACTTGATAGATCTGAATTAGATACGGAGGCTTCATGGTATAATCAGGATTATGGACGCTGCCCACACCTGATCATAACGCTCCAGGTGTGGTGTCACGGAAACCTGAGCATAACAATGTCCCCCGAACTTGGAGGAAAGTGGTGGATAGCAGGCCCTgaaggatttaaaaaagaatttgtcATCACTGCTGTCATGGCcccttttgtttccaaaatagGTCCTTATGTAGTGAAGAAAAACCACATACAGGAGCTGTTGACAGGGCCCATCCGGTCACTGAAGAAGGTGGTGCTGTCTCTGTCCACTGTTAATATTTCCTCTGTCAGACCACACTGTGCCCCCTTCCTGTCTACTCTGCACACTGGCTGGCTGGCGTGGCTCCACAGCCGCTCCCTCCAGGGCACCCGGGCCAGGAGagacctgctggccacagcgttgggaggaggaggtgctggcCTGGGAGTCCTCAACAGCATGAATGCTGAGGTCTTGGCAAACAAGCTGGAGACTGTCACCTCGGGTGTTCAGGGCCTCCTCAAGCCCCTGAATTCATCCCTATCCAGTCTTGGAATGGGGCAGTGGCTTGTGTCAGAGGTGCTGCCCACCTGGGAACAAATCAGTGAGAAAGACCATCAGGTGCTGTTGCGAGCCCTGGGCATCGAACAAAGTAACGTCTCTCTTGCTCTTAGCTGCATCCAGGCCCAGATGTGGGTGCAGAGTGTTGTTGCAGGTATCCTGAGGGACGGTGACAATGGCGTCCTGCCCACTGAGATCCGAAAGATCGTGTGGGACGCGGCCACAGAGAAGGAGCGGCAGCTCCAAGCCTGGTGGAGGCTCGTCAACTTCACCCACGACCAGGCCCTCAACGCAGTCATTGCCCACGTCCTCACTGTGGCGGAGGCTCGCATCGAAAAGGTCTACCCCATCGTGGCCCTGGGGATAAACACAAACGGGTCTGTGGTCTATCCCCTGGACCACCGCATGTGGGCCAGGGTGTCTGATGGGAAGTGGCAGACGGTAGATTTGGAAGCCTGCATTTTGGAGAGGGGGCTGGGATTCATATGTGAAGATGATGCCCTTAAGGCGAGTGATGTGTGCTTTGACACCAAAGAAGGGGAGTGCCACTTTGAGATCAACCCCCAAAGCAGTAACAAAACCATGTTAGTGTACGTAGGGAAAGGCTGTGTGTGCTTCAGAACGATGTGTAAATATGTGCAAATTAATGAAGCTTATAACCAGACCGTGTTTAGCGACTCAAATATGTGTGCTTGCAATGTAGCTACTATTAGAGGCTGTGATTTTGTGTATAAACCACCTGTGTTTACTAGCCAGTTGCTAATCAGAAACTATACCTTGTACCGTAGTATAACCCCGACCCCCATTGGTATGAATTTATCACTTGTGAAAGAAATGTTAGAGCATGCAGATTTGCAGCAGCTGCTAGAAAATGCCAAGGCCGAAGCTAAAAAGATCCTAATAACGGTTCACCATGATGGTAAAGTTATAAAACAGGTGATGGAACGAATTAAGAGGGCAGGAGAACACCACTGGTGGGAAGTTTTTTTCGGCTGGTCCCCCACAGCCACTGGCATTTTCAACACGCTGCTGCACCCCGTTGTAGTTGTACTGTTACTGCAAATCTGTGTGTGCTTTGCCATGGTAGCCACTTGTTACAGGATGAGGCAGGTGAAGGTCTTCTTTGACACCCAGGTGAAAGAAGCAGGGCAGGCCAAGAGCCTCCTGAAATAG
- the CD8B gene encoding T-cell surface glycoprotein CD8 beta chain, whose translation MARPWLHLCICLQIPGFYTTLTQTPEHILAQTNNKTEIFCELKKEHAGVYWYRWSQERQHFEFLVYSNSLGKATYGTDVSQDKFSVREARSQSSYSLHISHLHPSDSGTYYCSVSQSSQLFLGSGTQLRVVDALPLPPKTTQTSVSKKPVPRITKSKAASRRGPCSPLVWIPLAAGVLLLLLGLVPTAHRFYRLRRRLWLRIHRQ comes from the exons ATGGCCCGGCCATGGCTCCATCTCTGCATCTGCCTCCAGATCCCAG GTTTTTATACAACCCTAACTCAAACTCCAGAGCATATTCTAgcccaaacaaacaataaaactgaaatcttCTGTGAGCTGAAGAAGGAGCACGCCGGGGTGTACTGGTACCGCTGGAGCCAGGAGAGGCAACATTTTGAGTTCTTGGTATATTCCAACTCACTGGGCAAAGCCACCTATGGCACTGATGTGAGCCAGGACAAGTTTAGTGTCCGTGAGGCAAGGTCCCAGAGCTCCTACAGCCTGCACATCAGCCACCTGCATCCCTCAGACAGCGGCACCTACTACTGCTCCGTCTCCCAGTCCTCCCAGCTCTTCCTGGGCAGTGGGACACAGCTCAGAGTGG TTGATGCTTTGCCTCTGCCTCCGAAGACTACACAGACATCAGTGTCCAAAAAGCCTGTGCCAAGGATAACCAAAAGCaaagctgccagcaggagaG gtCCCTGCAGTCCCCTGGTCTGGATCCCACTGGCCGCTGgtgtcctgctcctcctgctgggcCTGGTCCCCACTGCCCACCGCTTCTACC GTCTGCGGCGGAGGCTGTGGCTTCGCATCCACAGGCAGTAA